Proteins from a single region of Candidatus Eisenbacteria bacterium:
- a CDS encoding macro domain-containing protein: protein MSLGDRLVLVQADITTLDVDAIVNAANIALMPGGGVCGAIHRAAGPELAEACQDAGPCPTGDARATPGFGLKARVVIHAVGPVWKGGSHDEDRLLATCYRAALSLADSSRLATVAFPAISTGIYGFPLERATRIALREIASALGWAAHLKQVTCACFDAGTLEVYQRVRVELGL from the coding sequence ATGTCGCTCGGCGACCGGCTCGTGCTCGTTCAGGCCGACATCACCACGCTCGACGTGGACGCGATCGTCAACGCCGCCAACATCGCGCTCATGCCGGGCGGTGGCGTGTGCGGCGCGATTCATCGCGCCGCGGGGCCCGAGCTGGCCGAAGCCTGCCAGGACGCGGGGCCGTGTCCGACCGGCGACGCGCGCGCGACGCCGGGCTTCGGGCTCAAGGCCCGCGTCGTGATTCACGCGGTCGGTCCCGTGTGGAAGGGCGGCAGTCACGACGAGGACCGGCTGCTCGCCACCTGCTATCGCGCGGCCCTCTCGCTGGCCGACAGCAGCCGGCTCGCGACCGTCGCCTTCCCGGCCATCAGCACCGGCATCTACGGCTTCCCGCTCGAGCGTGCGACGCGCATCGCCCTGCGCGAGATCGCGAGCGCGCTCGGCTGGGCGGCGCACCTGAAGCAGGTGACGTGCGCCTGCTTCGATGCGGGGACGCTCGAGGTCTACCAGCGCGTGCGGGTGGAACTGGGTCTGTAG
- a CDS encoding serine/threonine protein kinase: MSDLTQIGHYIIKGLLRNGRSADSYFAENSAMRSQKVLLRVLHPDSAADPAFVRSFMEEARIAARLDHNCIASVLDLKDDGERIYAVLEFIEGLELNELLERFGPPPPEVAAAVMREVSSALEHAHGKSILHRRLRPRLIKVTPEGGVKVLGFGLRERESVLVSAFAPDALREELYRPPEQVREEPQDVRGDLYTLGVILYELLTRRMPFDTIVGPAGRQPQRKPPSIFEKNPLVPAAFGRLIERCLAERREDRPADAGEVRRALDDLLEEYRVMHTSDLLQLYLGNPPDYTEQARRRSLEIMMRDAERLSKGSDAERRAAIEELERLLAADPNHKQAASLVRRLKPSSDPGRVPPAAAAPAPAAPAATPAPKNFDPDKTMLDIPGETPPARPAPPLTVVPPAPKPIPAAKPAPAAKPAAAPPAPPVVRARPAPAPAPSPAAEPAHKLRGLLVGAGAALAVIAVAFTLFVWRPWSPRRQDLGGIGLTAADSTLRLDVETVPEGAQVMLPATGETRLSPTWFENLKPGATRVRVTLAGYVARDTVLQLEPGSPGALRVELVSLTATACTLFVAVNPRADEVLVDGLAATRVDSAAWFMPVQPGTHSVDIQAAGFEKWSKVAAAKVASGANARVRVTLRPGVSEPVATIATPEPGGEPAPPAAPAGNRPWQAVDGTRVTVVCEPAGQLYVDGVAYPTLVERTELSLAPGNHTFKFTHPDYLDATQSKKLKKHQKTETVRNDFRAGDGILSVSSSEASQQVFLDGKFRGYTPLVIREVKTGTRLVELRDKRGGKVIASREVKVGNSSKPVEVRF, translated from the coding sequence ATGTCCGACCTGACCCAGATCGGCCACTACATCATCAAGGGGCTGCTGCGGAACGGCCGCTCGGCGGATTCGTACTTCGCCGAGAACTCCGCCATGCGCAGCCAGAAGGTGCTGCTGCGCGTGCTGCATCCCGACAGCGCCGCCGACCCGGCGTTCGTGCGCAGCTTCATGGAGGAAGCGCGCATCGCCGCGCGGCTCGACCACAACTGCATCGCCTCGGTGCTCGACCTGAAGGACGACGGCGAGCGCATCTACGCGGTGCTCGAGTTCATCGAGGGGCTCGAGCTGAACGAACTGCTCGAGCGCTTCGGTCCGCCGCCGCCCGAGGTGGCCGCGGCGGTCATGCGCGAGGTGTCCAGCGCGCTCGAACACGCGCACGGCAAGTCCATCCTGCACCGCCGGCTGAGGCCGCGGCTCATCAAGGTGACGCCCGAGGGCGGAGTGAAGGTGCTGGGCTTCGGACTGCGCGAGCGCGAGAGCGTGCTGGTGTCGGCGTTCGCGCCCGACGCGCTGCGCGAGGAGCTCTACCGGCCCCCCGAGCAGGTGCGCGAGGAACCGCAGGACGTGCGCGGCGACCTCTACACGCTCGGCGTCATCCTGTACGAGCTGCTCACGCGCCGCATGCCCTTCGACACCATCGTCGGCCCCGCGGGCAGGCAGCCGCAGCGCAAGCCGCCCTCGATCTTCGAGAAGAACCCGCTCGTGCCCGCGGCGTTCGGGCGCCTCATCGAGCGCTGCCTCGCCGAGCGGCGCGAGGACCGGCCCGCCGACGCGGGCGAGGTGCGACGCGCGCTCGACGACCTGCTCGAGGAATACCGGGTCATGCACACGTCGGACCTGCTGCAGCTCTACCTGGGCAACCCGCCGGACTACACCGAGCAGGCCCGCCGGCGTTCGCTCGAGATCATGATGCGCGACGCCGAGCGGCTCTCGAAGGGCAGCGACGCCGAGCGGCGCGCGGCCATCGAGGAACTCGAGCGGCTGCTGGCCGCCGACCCGAACCACAAGCAGGCCGCCTCGCTGGTGCGCAGGCTGAAGCCTTCCTCGGACCCGGGTCGCGTGCCGCCGGCCGCGGCGGCGCCCGCGCCGGCCGCGCCCGCGGCGACCCCCGCGCCGAAGAATTTCGATCCCGACAAGACGATGCTCGACATCCCGGGCGAGACGCCGCCCGCGCGACCGGCGCCGCCCCTCACGGTCGTTCCGCCCGCTCCGAAACCGATACCGGCGGCGAAGCCCGCGCCCGCGGCGAAGCCCGCGGCCGCTCCGCCCGCTCCACCCGTCGTGCGCGCGCGTCCGGCGCCGGCGCCGGCGCCTTCGCCGGCGGCGGAGCCCGCGCACAAGCTTCGCGGCCTGCTCGTTGGCGCCGGCGCGGCGCTGGCGGTGATCGCGGTCGCCTTCACGCTGTTCGTCTGGCGCCCGTGGTCCCCCAGGCGCCAGGACCTGGGCGGCATCGGCCTGACCGCCGCCGACTCGACGCTGCGACTCGACGTCGAGACCGTGCCCGAAGGCGCGCAGGTCATGCTGCCCGCCACCGGCGAGACGCGCCTCAGCCCGACCTGGTTCGAGAACCTCAAGCCCGGCGCCACGCGCGTGCGCGTCACGCTCGCCGGGTACGTGGCCCGTGACACGGTCCTGCAGCTCGAGCCCGGCTCGCCGGGCGCGCTGCGCGTCGAGCTGGTCTCGCTCACCGCGACCGCGTGCACGCTGTTCGTGGCCGTGAATCCGCGTGCCGACGAGGTGCTGGTGGATGGCCTCGCCGCGACGCGCGTGGATTCGGCGGCCTGGTTCATGCCCGTTCAGCCCGGCACCCACTCGGTGGACATCCAGGCGGCGGGCTTCGAGAAGTGGAGCAAGGTGGCGGCCGCGAAGGTCGCCTCGGGGGCGAACGCGCGCGTGCGCGTGACGCTTCGGCCGGGCGTCTCCGAGCCGGTCGCGACCATCGCCACGCCGGAGCCCGGTGGCGAGCCGGCGCCGCCGGCCGCGCCCGCCGGCAATCGCCCCTGGCAGGCCGTGGACGGCACGCGTGTGACCGTCGTGTGCGAGCCGGCGGGGCAGCTTTACGTGGACGGCGTCGCCTATCCGACGCTCGTCGAGCGCACCGAGCTCTCGCTCGCTCCCGGCAACCACACTTTCAAGTTCACCCACCCGGACTACCTCGACGCGACCCAGAGCAAGAAGCTCAAGAAGCACCAGAAGACCGAGACCGTCCGCAACGATTTCCGCGCCGGCGACGGCATCCTGTCCGTGTCCTCGTCCGAGGCCAGCCAGCAGGTGTTCCTGGACGGAAAGTTCCGCGGCTACACGCCGCTGGTGATCCGCGAGGTGAAGACCGGCACGCGCCTGGTCGAACTGCGCGACAAGCGCGGCGGCAAGGTGATCGCCTCGAGGGAGGTCAAGGTCGGCAACTCCTCGAAGCCGGTCGAGGTGCGGTTCTAG
- a CDS encoding acyltransferase, producing MAELLSRRLGGRRDNNFNLLRFLAAAVVIYSHSFPMSGAPSDPLERLVGFSFGHLAVDVFFVISGFLVTGSLLSRRDLASFAAARALRLFPVLLVGALLGALVVGPLQTHLPPGAYFANPATWKFVAMNSVPWPLGVCYTLPGVFLNVPVRGAVNGSLWSLPWEMSMYVTLAALGALAYTGPRVLSDRLLRRVLVGIGVVATLGFTLYEAFDFPYQFHVSQALRLTSLFFGGATLMVASARVPLSGRLALAAAALLVLDFLLPRPLMAVYAVTLTYLVVWLAYAPAGPLAFYRRVGDYSYGTYVYAFPIGQCMAAWVPGISAAGIALATLPLTLALAVPSWHLLEERMLSFKADRRA from the coding sequence ATGGCTGAACTTCTGTCCCGCCGGCTCGGCGGCCGCCGGGACAACAACTTCAACCTGCTGCGGTTCCTGGCCGCCGCGGTGGTCATCTACAGCCATTCGTTTCCGATGTCCGGGGCGCCGTCCGATCCGCTCGAGCGCCTCGTGGGCTTCTCGTTCGGACACCTGGCCGTGGACGTGTTCTTCGTGATCAGCGGCTTCCTCGTGACCGGCAGCCTGCTCTCGCGCCGCGACCTCGCGTCGTTCGCCGCGGCCCGCGCCCTGCGGCTGTTTCCGGTGCTGCTGGTGGGGGCGCTGCTCGGCGCCCTGGTCGTCGGGCCTCTGCAGACGCACCTGCCGCCCGGCGCGTACTTCGCCAACCCGGCGACGTGGAAGTTCGTGGCGATGAACAGCGTGCCGTGGCCGCTGGGCGTCTGCTACACGCTGCCGGGCGTCTTCCTGAACGTGCCGGTGCGCGGCGCGGTCAACGGCTCGCTGTGGTCGCTGCCGTGGGAGATGAGCATGTACGTGACGCTCGCCGCGCTCGGAGCGCTCGCGTACACGGGTCCGCGCGTGCTCTCCGACCGCCTGCTGCGCCGGGTGCTGGTCGGAATCGGCGTCGTCGCGACGCTCGGCTTCACGCTCTACGAGGCGTTCGACTTTCCGTACCAGTTCCACGTCTCGCAGGCCCTTCGGCTGACGTCGCTGTTCTTCGGCGGCGCGACGCTCATGGTCGCGAGCGCTCGGGTGCCGCTCTCGGGCCGGCTGGCGCTCGCCGCGGCGGCGCTGCTCGTGCTCGACTTCCTGCTGCCGCGCCCGCTGATGGCCGTGTACGCGGTGACGCTCACCTACCTGGTCGTCTGGCTCGCGTACGCGCCGGCGGGGCCGCTGGCGTTCTACCGCCGCGTCGGCGACTACTCGTACGGCACCTACGTGTACGCGTTCCCGATCGGCCAGTGCATGGCCGCGTGGGTCCCCGGCATTTCGGCGGCCGGCATCGCGCTCGCGACGCTGCCGCTGACGCTCGCGCTGGCGGTGCCGTCGTGGCACCTGCTCGAGGAGCGCATGCTGTCGTTCAAGGCGGATCGGCGCGCCTGA
- the mutY gene encoding A/G-specific adenine glycosylase: protein MRAPLLLTPRLRAALLDWYRRERRDLPWRRTRDPYRVWVSEVMLQQTQVATATPYYERFVARFPDVASLAAAPADDVLAAWAGLGYYRRARHLHAAARTVVREHGGRVPAQAQAFAALPGVGRYTLGAVQSIGFGARVPVVDGNVARVLARWSARPLQVKTPAGARALWTLAAALVATPQAAKAPGDWNQALMELGATLCTPRAPRCADCPVRRGCRAFARGTPDAFPPAAARRERVRLRRAVAIVSRGGRLLVARREGALLERLWEPPGVDLGRREDAAAALRARLASLGVVAELRDTGIRVRHVITHRDIEVELWAVVPRGPRRTGGLLRWADPRTRDLALTALSRRAWAACDGAPLVYAAAPMHATRTASRRTTAHSTTSGNRAGRLPVARAESSRVR, encoded by the coding sequence ATGCGTGCCCCGCTCCTGCTGACGCCGCGGCTTCGCGCCGCGCTCCTCGACTGGTACCGCCGCGAACGCCGCGACCTGCCGTGGCGCCGCACGCGCGACCCGTACCGCGTCTGGGTGTCCGAGGTGATGCTCCAGCAGACGCAGGTCGCGACCGCGACGCCCTACTACGAACGCTTCGTCGCGCGCTTCCCCGACGTCGCCTCGCTCGCCGCCGCCCCCGCGGACGACGTGCTCGCCGCCTGGGCTGGCCTGGGCTACTACCGCCGCGCGCGCCACCTGCACGCCGCCGCCCGCACCGTCGTGCGCGAGCACGGCGGGAGGGTTCCCGCGCAGGCGCAGGCGTTCGCCGCGCTGCCGGGGGTCGGGCGCTACACGCTGGGCGCGGTGCAGAGCATCGGCTTCGGCGCGAGGGTGCCGGTGGTGGATGGCAACGTCGCGCGGGTGCTCGCGCGCTGGAGCGCACGGCCGCTGCAGGTGAAGACTCCCGCCGGCGCGCGGGCGCTGTGGACGCTGGCCGCAGCGCTCGTCGCGACGCCGCAGGCCGCGAAGGCCCCCGGAGACTGGAACCAGGCGCTGATGGAGCTCGGGGCGACGCTCTGCACGCCGCGCGCGCCGCGCTGCGCGGACTGCCCTGTGCGGCGCGGCTGCCGCGCCTTCGCGCGCGGCACGCCGGACGCCTTTCCGCCCGCGGCGGCCCGGCGCGAGCGCGTGCGCCTGCGGCGCGCCGTGGCCATCGTCTCGCGCGGCGGCCGGCTGCTGGTCGCACGCCGCGAGGGCGCACTGCTCGAGCGGCTCTGGGAGCCGCCCGGCGTGGATCTGGGGCGCCGCGAAGACGCGGCGGCGGCGCTGCGCGCGCGGCTCGCGTCGCTCGGGGTGGTCGCGGAGCTGCGCGATACCGGCATTCGCGTCCGCCACGTCATCACCCACAGGGACATCGAGGTCGAACTGTGGGCGGTCGTCCCGCGCGGCCCGCGTCGAACGGGCGGGCTGCTGCGCTGGGCCGATCCGCGGACACGCGATCTCGCGCTGACGGCGCTTTCGCGCCGGGCGTGGGCCGCGTGCGACGGCGCGCCGCTCGTGTATGCTGCCGCACCGATGCACGCGACACGCACGGCGTCGCGTCGGACGACCGCCCACTCGACGACGTCCGGGAACCGGGCGGGTCGGCTCCCGGTCGCGCGTGCCGAATCATCGAGAGTCCGTTAG
- the moaA gene encoding GTP 3',8-cyclase MoaA, with protein MQPASRAPLVDTHGRTVRDLRISVTDRCNLRCVYCMPAEGMPWLPRAEMLTYEELARLARVCVECGVTGIRLTGGEPTVRADLPVLVRMLGEILPGLDLSLTTNALKLPKLAGELRAAGLRRVNISLDTLSRERFHRLARRDRFEETLAGLEAARRAGFSPIKINSVLMRGHNEDEAVPLARWARERGFELRFIEWMPLDFGRTWDRSRLVTADEILAQVAAEFPLEPEPGADPSAPATMYRYRDGGGRVGVIASVTRPFCGRCDRIRLTADGQIRTCLFAHDEYDLRGLLRSAADDDALERRLREAVLRKQPGHLISRPGFVQPARGMSAIGG; from the coding sequence ATCCAGCCCGCTTCTCGCGCACCGCTCGTGGACACGCACGGCCGCACCGTGCGGGATCTGCGCATCTCGGTCACCGACCGCTGCAACCTGCGGTGCGTCTACTGCATGCCCGCCGAAGGCATGCCGTGGCTGCCGCGCGCGGAAATGCTCACCTACGAGGAACTGGCGCGGCTCGCGCGCGTGTGCGTCGAGTGCGGGGTGACGGGCATCCGCCTGACCGGCGGCGAGCCGACCGTTCGCGCGGACCTGCCCGTGCTCGTGCGCATGCTGGGCGAAATCCTCCCGGGCCTCGACCTGAGCCTGACGACGAACGCGCTCAAGCTGCCGAAGCTGGCGGGAGAGCTGCGGGCGGCCGGATTGCGGCGCGTCAACATCAGCCTCGACACGCTCTCGCGCGAGCGCTTCCACCGGCTCGCGCGCCGCGACCGGTTCGAGGAGACGCTCGCCGGACTCGAAGCCGCCCGGCGCGCGGGGTTCTCGCCCATCAAGATCAACTCGGTGCTGATGCGCGGCCACAACGAGGACGAGGCGGTGCCGCTCGCCCGCTGGGCGCGCGAGCGGGGCTTCGAGCTGCGCTTCATCGAGTGGATGCCGCTCGACTTCGGACGCACGTGGGACCGCTCGCGGCTCGTCACGGCCGACGAGATCCTCGCGCAGGTCGCGGCCGAGTTTCCGCTGGAGCCCGAGCCGGGCGCCGACCCCTCCGCGCCGGCCACGATGTACCGCTACCGCGATGGCGGCGGCCGCGTCGGCGTCATCGCTTCGGTGACGCGCCCGTTCTGCGGCCGCTGCGACCGCATCCGCCTGACCGCCGACGGGCAGATCCGCACCTGCCTGTTCGCCCACGACGAGTACGACCTGCGCGGCCTGCTGCGCTCCGCGGCGGACGACGACGCGCTCGAGCGGCGCCTGCGCGAAGCCGTGCTGCGCAAGCAACCGGGCCATCTCATCAGCCGGCCCGGCTTCGTCCAGCCCGCGCGCGGCATGAGCGCCATCGGCGGCTGA
- a CDS encoding Rdx family protein, with amino-acid sequence MAAEIRKERGVQATLVRGSGGEFEITLDGRLIFSKRAEGRFPQPEEVLARIPA; translated from the coding sequence CTGGCGGCCGAGATTCGGAAGGAGCGCGGCGTCCAAGCGACGCTCGTGCGCGGCAGCGGCGGCGAGTTCGAGATCACGCTCGACGGCAGGCTCATCTTCAGCAAGCGCGCCGAGGGCCGCTTTCCGCAACCCGAGGAGGTGCTGGCTCGGATTCCGGCGTAG
- a CDS encoding MarR family transcriptional regulator codes for MGRTLHKRLLSEKFDGPVQEAILNLWVTASFVRGLYDGVFEDADLTMTQYNVLRILNGAHPEGYCRAEVARRMLDRASDLTRLIDRLVRRGLVQRGRSERDGRHSVARITPRGRQLLALTQPRVRAVEQAFAGRLTEDEALELSRLCEKIYGEEVARDS; via the coding sequence ATGGGACGGACTCTCCATAAGCGGCTCCTGTCCGAGAAGTTCGACGGGCCGGTCCAGGAGGCGATCCTCAACCTCTGGGTGACGGCGTCCTTCGTGCGCGGCCTGTACGACGGCGTGTTCGAAGACGCCGATCTGACCATGACGCAGTACAACGTGCTGCGGATCCTCAACGGCGCCCATCCCGAGGGCTACTGCCGCGCCGAGGTGGCGCGCCGCATGCTGGACCGCGCCTCCGATCTCACCCGGCTGATTGACCGGCTCGTCCGACGCGGGCTGGTCCAGCGCGGGCGGTCCGAGCGCGACGGACGCCACTCGGTGGCGCGCATCACGCCGCGCGGGCGGCAGCTGTTGGCGCTCACGCAGCCCAGGGTGCGGGCGGTGGAGCAGGCCTTCGCGGGCCGGCTGACCGAGGACGAGGCGCTGGAACTGTCGCGCCTGTGCGAAAAGATCTACGGCGAGGAAGTCGCCCGGGACTCCTGA
- the murB gene encoding UDP-N-acetylmuramate dehydrogenase: MTLARASVESRLREAVGDALLTDEPLRHHTTFRIGGPADWFVAARTPESLVAALSAAHALELPVFLLGGGSNLLVSDEGFRGLVVRNACEDVQFDGTAALVGCGADYLEFLRRCQRRGLAGLAYAAGIPGSVGGAVFGNAGCYGQDIGSRVVECSVASLDGSRLETLPAAWFEFAYRDSRLKREPRVLLSCLLKLEAGDPAQIQREMDEKLEIRRVKHPQWREEPTAGSYFKNLPPGFQVPGLPHSPGTHRVAAGALLDACDARGMRVGDAMVFAKHANILVNAGRATARDVLTLAERLKSLVRERFGVELEEEVMFLGEKPAAG; encoded by the coding sequence ATGACACTCGCACGCGCTTCCGTCGAGTCCCGCCTTCGCGAGGCGGTCGGCGACGCCCTCCTCACCGACGAGCCGCTCCGGCACCACACCACGTTCCGCATCGGCGGGCCGGCCGACTGGTTCGTCGCCGCCCGCACTCCCGAGTCGCTGGTCGCCGCGCTGTCGGCCGCGCACGCGCTCGAGCTGCCGGTCTTCCTGCTCGGCGGCGGCAGCAACCTGCTCGTTTCCGACGAGGGATTCCGCGGGCTGGTCGTGCGCAACGCCTGCGAGGACGTCCAGTTCGACGGAACGGCGGCGCTCGTGGGGTGCGGCGCCGACTACCTGGAGTTCCTTCGCCGCTGCCAGCGCCGCGGGCTCGCCGGGCTCGCCTACGCCGCCGGCATTCCGGGCTCGGTGGGCGGGGCCGTGTTCGGCAACGCGGGCTGCTACGGGCAGGACATCGGCTCGCGCGTCGTCGAGTGTTCGGTCGCGAGCCTCGACGGCTCCCGGCTCGAGACGCTGCCGGCGGCGTGGTTCGAGTTCGCCTATCGCGACTCGCGGCTGAAGCGCGAACCGCGCGTGCTGCTGTCGTGCCTGCTCAAGCTCGAGGCGGGTGACCCCGCGCAGATCCAGCGCGAGATGGACGAGAAGCTCGAGATCCGCCGCGTCAAGCACCCGCAGTGGCGCGAGGAGCCGACGGCCGGCTCGTACTTCAAGAACCTGCCGCCGGGCTTTCAGGTTCCCGGTCTGCCGCATTCGCCGGGAACGCACCGCGTGGCCGCGGGCGCGCTGCTCGACGCCTGCGACGCCCGCGGCATGAGGGTGGGCGACGCGATGGTGTTCGCGAAGCACGCCAACATCCTGGTCAACGCCGGCCGCGCCACCGCGCGCGACGTGCTGACGCTGGCCGAGCGGCTCAAGTCGCTCGTCCGGGAACGCTTCGGCGTCGAGCTCGAGGAGGAGGTCATGTTCCTCGGCGAGAAGCCGGCCGCCGGTTGA
- a CDS encoding Stp1/IreP family PP2C-type Ser/Thr phosphatase gives MDHPVTNQLEAEGLLIASATDVGRKRTGNEDSHALWVSDDGAVRAKHGMLLVVCDGMGGASAGEVASQLAVETVLAGVRSADPNDPAGALRGAIEAANDKVHTQAAANADQRGMGTTCTAVLLRGREVWVGHVGDSRAYLVRGGKVQKLTRDHSLVAELIEKGHLTEAEAKHDHRRNVVTRSVGALESVQVDAERVVDKLKPGDALVVCSDGLHGQVTDYEIGAIATEYPPAEACEGLIDLANERGGPDNITAIVVRVGGAGAPAATGAKAASARPAAGEPKRGLPPNLGLLGGAAVVMTLLVVAVGAMLLGQLKKPVAGPQSAAVRDGGTAPANPEAGSPLVSGNANVTSPEGAPAAVTPQSEPPVTGAPSSSVAPPATSAAPATPAPTTPRPAAPATKPAPATPKPAAAASGKAGTGTVRLMTRPFQPSTFFVDGDPYAFDVGFLSKTMPAGDHVLRVEGISGGAVDVQVHVEPGGSYSLVAEFPDAGTLGSVEIVLSGASTARVMVDGAQYPEPAPCTVRGLSPGSHRITVVRPKSAPAQGPAEVTVTAGATTRAEYRFGAGR, from the coding sequence GTGGACCATCCGGTAACGAACCAACTCGAAGCCGAAGGCCTCCTCATCGCCAGCGCGACCGACGTCGGACGCAAGCGGACGGGCAACGAGGATTCGCACGCGCTGTGGGTGAGCGACGACGGCGCCGTGCGCGCGAAGCACGGCATGCTGCTGGTCGTGTGCGACGGCATGGGCGGCGCCAGCGCCGGCGAGGTGGCGAGCCAGCTCGCGGTCGAGACCGTCCTCGCGGGGGTGCGCTCGGCCGACCCGAACGACCCGGCGGGCGCGCTGCGGGGCGCGATCGAGGCCGCCAACGACAAGGTCCACACGCAGGCGGCGGCCAACGCGGATCAGCGCGGCATGGGCACGACCTGCACCGCCGTGCTGCTGCGCGGGCGCGAGGTCTGGGTCGGGCATGTCGGCGACAGCCGCGCCTACCTGGTCCGCGGCGGCAAGGTCCAGAAGCTGACCCGCGACCACTCGCTGGTCGCCGAGCTGATCGAGAAGGGGCACCTGACCGAGGCCGAGGCCAAGCACGACCACCGCCGCAACGTCGTCACGCGCAGCGTCGGTGCGCTGGAAAGCGTGCAGGTGGACGCCGAGCGCGTCGTGGACAAGCTCAAGCCCGGCGACGCGCTCGTCGTGTGCAGCGACGGCCTGCACGGACAGGTGACCGACTACGAGATCGGCGCGATCGCCACCGAGTACCCGCCCGCGGAAGCCTGCGAGGGACTCATTGATCTCGCCAACGAGCGCGGTGGCCCCGACAACATCACCGCCATCGTCGTGCGCGTGGGCGGGGCCGGCGCCCCGGCGGCCACGGGCGCGAAGGCGGCGTCGGCGCGGCCGGCCGCAGGCGAACCGAAGCGCGGGCTGCCGCCGAACCTGGGCCTGCTCGGCGGCGCGGCGGTCGTGATGACGCTGCTGGTCGTGGCGGTGGGAGCGATGCTGCTCGGGCAACTGAAGAAGCCCGTCGCCGGCCCGCAGTCCGCCGCGGTTCGCGACGGCGGGACGGCGCCGGCGAATCCCGAAGCGGGTTCGCCACTCGTGTCCGGGAACGCGAACGTGACATCGCCCGAGGGCGCGCCGGCGGCCGTGACGCCGCAGTCGGAGCCACCGGTGACCGGAGCGCCGTCCTCCTCGGTCGCGCCGCCAGCGACGAGCGCGGCGCCGGCCACACCGGCGCCGACCACGCCGAGACCCGCGGCCCCGGCGACGAAGCCGGCGCCGGCCACGCCGAAACCCGCGGCCGCGGCGAGCGGCAAGGCGGGCACCGGCACCGTGCGCCTGATGACGCGGCCGTTCCAGCCGAGCACGTTCTTCGTGGACGGCGACCCTTACGCGTTCGACGTCGGCTTCCTCTCCAAGACCATGCCCGCCGGCGACCACGTCCTGCGCGTCGAAGGCATCAGCGGCGGAGCGGTGGACGTGCAGGTCCACGTCGAGCCGGGCGGCAGCTACTCGCTGGTCGCCGAGTTCCCCGACGCGGGAACGCTCGGCAGCGTCGAGATCGTGCTCTCGGGCGCCTCGACCGCGCGCGTGATGGTGGACGGCGCGCAGTACCCCGAGCCGGCGCCCTGCACGGTGCGCGGGCTCTCGCCGGGGTCGCACCGCATCACCGTGGTGCGGCCGAAGAGCGCGCCCGCGCAGGGGCCGGCCGAAGTGACCGTCACGGCGGGAGCGACGACGCGCGCCGAGTACCGATTCGGCGCCGGACGCTGA